One window of Rhodothermales bacterium genomic DNA carries:
- the ppc gene encoding phosphoenolpyruvate carboxylase, with product MSEQVNLLGATLGRVIREQAGEETLALVEELRRLCKEAANNNEPALREQAAATIGTLSLDQINLLLKAYTDFFHLVNKAEQQEIIRINRQRSRNSRPDKPRKESIAEAVYTLREAGVSYEQLMDILHRLDIQPTLTAHPTEARRRSIMYKQKRIATLLGELWERSLTPDEIAAIGDEIYREIRLLMVTDEVRVERLTVQEEVDNGLFFLRNTIWDTIPRIYDDVRDAVKQYYDREIEPAVFLQFRSWIGSDRDGNPNVKPDVTRQTAITHRRTAITLFLEELTNLRRELSLSERAVPIPEPLRVSIEADSRRFTLPDYWVRQYAFEPYRLKVSFMMLKLEAELAELETAFLPGEDRADRYNSAAFVADLALLHDALVDTGFEHIARYGLLNKIYTNARAFGLHMAALDIRQHSRMHDAAVAALLARAGVTPAYSDLPETDKVVLLTAELSNPRPLLPRGASLPEAEQEMLDTMEMVRDIVAQEPEAVGSYIVSMTHDVSDLLEVMLLAKEVGLWSMEAGVVHSPLDIVPLFETIEDLEAAEGFMRSIFANEVYCRHLACRGNMQEIMLGYSDSNKDGGYWMANWALHKGQAALGRVCKAFGVDFRLFHGRGGTVGRGGGRANQAILSMPDVSHSGRIRFTEQGEVISFRYALPDIAHRHLEQIVNAMLLATGHAGRASEEHSTSDDAEGRVMETISTASMRAYRGLIDHEHLWPWYINVTPIAQISRLPIASRPVSRKSASEVDFESLRAIPWGFAWTQTRYMIPGWYGVGAGIKKVLDERPEDLALLKKAFKNWTFFRAVLNNAQLEIARSRFDVAKYYADLAAGPSFHDVILQDYTLARDAILAITGQDEVFDYNPVIQRSIALRNPYTDVLNLLQVELIRRHRAAPSEAEREALARAIFLSINGIAAAMQSTG from the coding sequence TTGAGTGAGCAGGTAAACCTGCTCGGGGCCACACTGGGACGGGTGATCCGGGAGCAGGCCGGCGAGGAGACGCTGGCGCTGGTCGAGGAGCTGCGCCGGCTGTGTAAGGAAGCGGCGAACAACAACGAGCCGGCGCTGCGGGAGCAGGCGGCGGCAACGATCGGGACGCTTTCGTTGGATCAGATCAACCTGTTGTTAAAAGCCTACACGGACTTTTTCCACCTCGTCAACAAGGCCGAGCAGCAGGAGATCATCCGCATCAACCGGCAGCGCTCGCGCAACAGCCGGCCGGACAAGCCGCGCAAGGAATCCATCGCCGAGGCCGTATATACGCTGCGCGAGGCCGGCGTGTCGTACGAGCAGCTGATGGACATTTTGCACCGGCTCGACATCCAACCGACGCTCACCGCGCACCCGACCGAGGCGCGCCGGCGGAGCATCATGTACAAACAGAAACGCATCGCCACCCTGCTCGGCGAGTTATGGGAGCGGTCGCTCACGCCCGACGAGATCGCGGCTATCGGGGATGAGATCTACCGGGAAATCCGCCTGCTGATGGTGACCGACGAGGTGCGGGTGGAACGGTTGACCGTGCAGGAGGAAGTCGACAACGGCCTGTTTTTTCTGCGCAACACCATCTGGGACACCATCCCCCGGATCTACGACGACGTGCGCGACGCCGTGAAGCAGTATTACGACCGTGAGATCGAGCCGGCCGTCTTCCTCCAGTTCCGCTCGTGGATCGGCAGCGACCGCGACGGCAACCCGAACGTCAAGCCCGATGTCACCCGCCAGACCGCCATCACCCACCGGCGCACGGCCATCACCCTGTTCCTGGAAGAACTCACCAACCTGCGGCGCGAACTGAGCCTCTCCGAACGCGCCGTCCCGATCCCCGAGCCGCTGCGCGTGTCGATCGAGGCCGACAGCCGGCGGTTTACGCTGCCCGATTACTGGGTGCGCCAGTACGCATTCGAGCCGTACCGCCTCAAGGTGAGCTTCATGATGCTCAAGCTAGAGGCGGAACTGGCCGAGTTGGAGACCGCGTTTTTACCTGGCGAAGACCGCGCGGATCGGTACAACAGCGCGGCCTTCGTGGCGGACCTCGCGCTGCTGCACGATGCTCTGGTCGATACGGGGTTCGAACATATCGCCCGGTACGGGTTACTGAACAAGATCTACACGAATGCCCGTGCCTTCGGCCTGCACATGGCCGCGCTCGACATTCGCCAGCACAGCCGGATGCACGATGCCGCCGTGGCGGCGTTGCTGGCCCGAGCCGGCGTCACGCCGGCGTACAGCGACCTGCCCGAAACCGACAAAGTCGTTCTACTTACCGCCGAGCTGAGCAACCCGCGCCCCCTCCTCCCCCGCGGCGCCTCGTTGCCCGAGGCCGAGCAGGAGATGCTGGATACGATGGAGATGGTCCGCGACATCGTTGCGCAGGAGCCCGAGGCCGTCGGCAGCTACATCGTCAGCATGACGCATGACGTGAGCGACCTGTTAGAGGTGATGCTGCTCGCCAAGGAAGTGGGATTGTGGTCGATGGAGGCCGGCGTGGTGCATTCGCCGCTGGACATCGTCCCGCTCTTCGAAACCATCGAGGACCTGGAGGCCGCCGAGGGCTTCATGCGTTCGATCTTCGCGAACGAGGTCTACTGCCGGCACCTCGCCTGCCGGGGAAACATGCAGGAGATCATGCTCGGGTATTCCGACAGCAACAAGGACGGCGGCTACTGGATGGCAAACTGGGCCCTGCACAAGGGGCAGGCCGCCCTGGGCCGGGTGTGTAAGGCGTTCGGGGTGGATTTCCGGCTGTTCCACGGCCGCGGCGGCACGGTAGGGCGCGGTGGCGGGCGGGCGAATCAGGCCATTCTGTCGATGCCCGACGTAAGCCACAGCGGCCGGATCCGGTTCACCGAACAGGGAGAAGTTATCTCCTTCCGGTACGCCCTGCCGGACATCGCGCACCGGCATCTGGAGCAGATCGTAAACGCCATGCTCCTGGCCACGGGCCATGCCGGCCGGGCGTCCGAGGAGCACTCCACCAGCGACGATGCCGAAGGCAGGGTGATGGAGACGATCTCGACGGCCTCGATGCGCGCCTACCGGGGGTTGATCGACCACGAGCACCTGTGGCCGTGGTACATCAACGTCACCCCCATCGCCCAGATCAGCCGGCTCCCGATCGCCTCGCGGCCCGTCTCGCGGAAGTCGGCCTCGGAAGTCGACTTTGAGAGTCTCCGCGCCATCCCCTGGGGGTTCGCGTGGACGCAGACGCGGTACATGATCCCGGGCTGGTACGGCGTCGGCGCCGGCATCAAGAAAGTGCTCGATGAGCGGCCGGAGGATCTGGCCCTGCTCAAAAAGGCGTTTAAAAACTGGACGTTTTTCCGGGCCGTGCTCAACAATGCCCAGCTGGAGATCGCTCGCAGCCGGTTCGATGTCGCGAAATATTACGCCGACCTGGCGGCCGGCCCGTCGTTCCACGATGTCATCCTGCAAGACTACACCCTCGCCCGCGACGCCATCCTCGCGATCACCGGGCAGGACGAGGTGTTCGACTACAACCCCGTCATCCAGCGCTCCATCGCCCTCCGGAATCCGTACACGGACGTGCTGAACCTGCTGCAGGTGGAACTCATCCGCCGGCACCGAGCCGCCCCCTCCGAGGCCGAACGCGAGGCGCTCGCCCGCGCCATCTTCCTCAGCATCAACGGAATCGCGGCGGCGATGCAGAGTACGGGGTGA
- a CDS encoding DUF6503 family protein has translation MTRLLLLSLLLLAGCTDPRDPVAIINRVIETHGGPVIDHSVIDFDQRGRHYRATRDGGAFIYERIFTDSTGAVRDVLSNDGFYREIDGGRVALTEERARAFESSVNSVLYFALLPYNLNDAAVQKRYLEEVVVEGRPYHKIQVTFQQEGGGKDFEDRFIYWIHKEESTMDYIAYDFLIDGGGSRFRKAVNPRVVGGVRFADYMNYIADDLQQPGLAIETYDQKFEAGELRLLSEIVMENVVVSAK, from the coding sequence ATGACCCGACTTCTCCTCCTCTCCCTGCTCCTCCTCGCCGGCTGCACCGATCCGCGCGACCCGGTCGCCATCATCAATCGGGTGATCGAGACCCATGGCGGCCCCGTGATCGATCATAGTGTGATCGACTTCGACCAGCGCGGCCGGCACTACCGCGCCACGCGGGATGGCGGTGCCTTTATCTACGAGCGCATCTTCACCGACTCCACCGGTGCTGTACGCGATGTGTTGAGCAACGATGGGTTCTACCGCGAGATCGACGGCGGGCGCGTGGCGTTGACCGAAGAGCGCGCGCGCGCCTTCGAGTCGTCCGTAAACTCGGTCCTCTACTTCGCCCTCCTCCCCTACAACCTCAACGACGCCGCCGTGCAGAAGCGGTATCTGGAGGAAGTCGTCGTCGAAGGCCGGCCGTATCATAAGATCCAAGTCACCTTTCAGCAGGAAGGCGGCGGGAAAGACTTCGAGGACCGGTTCATCTACTGGATCCACAAGGAGGAGTCGACGATGGATTACATCGCCTACGACTTCCTGATCGACGGCGGCGGCTCCCGCTTCCGCAAGGCCGTGAACCCGCGCGTGGTGGGCGGTGTCCGGTTCGCCGATTATATGAACTACATCGCCGACGACCTCCAGCAGCCCGGGCTTGCGATCGAGACGTACGACCAGAAGTTTGAGGCCGGCGAATTGCGGCTGTTGTCGGAGATCGTGATGGAAAACGTTGTAGTCAGTGCAAAGTGA